From a single Sulfolobus sp. E5-1-F genomic region:
- a CDS encoding alkaline phosphatase family protein produces MGNININLKINTYNLIANMELIIPDYYGENIYTLSCFIAEYLGVQRQCLNKMNLNLNNRLVLALFDGLGWNVFNQTGINLRAKKITTVFPSTTSTVLTTLFTALTPGEHGVLGYNTFVKRLGGVVNTLRYTYPTISERDSITNYVPFSSSFPNVKSYLKEVQGMKIISIVPKGIENTEFSNATHGASGESKTYVNFWDAFYQLSQVLQQDAYHFIYFYVPDVDTLSHRYGPYAEPTIKSARDILASILEISEKYKKYSFIVTADHGHVPVSETILFNNDQELINMLDVPPYGDSRAIFLRTRYDVSTYLSRKYESLKIFGKTDFEKLLGKVNDIFALPDYIAVPTDYRAFIFNFKEKDEYDKLKGHHGGLLQEEFEIPLVILNG; encoded by the coding sequence ATTGGTAACATTAACATAAACTTAAAAATAAATACTTATAACCTTATTGCAAATATGGAATTGATAATACCAGACTATTACGGAGAGAATATTTACACGTTATCTTGTTTTATAGCGGAATATCTTGGAGTTCAGAGGCAATGTTTGAATAAGATGAATTTAAACCTTAATAACAGGTTAGTTTTAGCATTATTTGACGGACTAGGTTGGAATGTATTCAACCAAACCGGTATAAATTTAAGGGCAAAAAAGATAACAACAGTTTTTCCATCAACAACGTCTACTGTATTAACAACACTATTTACTGCATTAACGCCTGGTGAACATGGAGTTTTAGGTTACAACACCTTTGTAAAAAGATTAGGAGGAGTAGTAAATACTCTACGTTATACTTATCCTACAATAAGCGAAAGGGACTCTATAACCAATTATGTTCCTTTTTCATCTTCATTCCCTAATGTCAAAAGTTATTTAAAAGAAGTTCAAGGAATGAAGATTATATCCATAGTGCCTAAAGGGATAGAAAATACTGAGTTCAGTAATGCTACGCATGGAGCCTCTGGTGAGTCTAAAACATATGTTAACTTTTGGGATGCATTTTATCAACTCTCACAAGTTTTGCAACAAGACGCATATCACTTCATTTACTTTTACGTTCCAGATGTGGATACTTTATCGCACAGATATGGGCCATATGCGGAACCCACCATTAAATCCGCAAGAGATATCCTAGCCAGTATCTTAGAAATTTCAGAAAAATATAAAAAATATAGTTTTATTGTAACAGCAGATCATGGTCATGTTCCCGTTTCTGAAACTATACTTTTCAACAATGACCAAGAATTAATTAACATGCTTGATGTCCCTCCATATGGAGACTCTAGGGCAATATTTTTAAGAACACGATATGACGTTTCAACTTATCTAAGCAGAAAGTACGAAAGCCTTAAAATATTTGGAAAAACCGATTTTGAAAAGCTATTAGGAAAAGTTAATGATATTTTTGCCTTACCGGACTATATTGCAGTCCCCACTGATTACAGAGCATTTATATTTAATTTTAAGGAAAAAGACGAGTATGATAAACTTAAAGGGCATCATGGAGGACTATTGCAAGAGGAATTTGAGATACCTTTGGTGATCTTAAATGGTTGA
- the mce gene encoding methylmalonyl-CoA epimerase produces MLVENLDHIGIVVEDIDEAIKFYQNIFGMKLIHYEVITERGIKVAFLVGEEKNETSIELLEPINHNDMNNTVAKFLKNKGQGLHHLAVKVSDINKALEELTAKGLQLVDTAPRKGARGHLVAFVHPKSVMGVPIELVQQKEL; encoded by the coding sequence ATGCTAGTTGAAAATCTAGATCATATTGGAATAGTAGTTGAGGATATAGACGAAGCAATTAAGTTTTATCAAAATATTTTTGGAATGAAATTAATACATTATGAAGTAATTACAGAAAGAGGGATAAAAGTAGCGTTTTTAGTTGGAGAAGAAAAAAATGAGACCTCAATAGAGTTATTAGAACCAATCAATCATAACGACATGAACAACACTGTGGCTAAGTTTCTGAAAAATAAGGGCCAAGGTTTACATCATTTAGCCGTAAAAGTTAGTGATATTAATAAAGCATTAGAAGAATTAACAGCTAAAGGACTCCAATTAGTGGATACTGCCCCAAGAAAGGGTGCAAGAGGACACTTAGTAGCTTTTGTACATCCTAAAAGCGTTATGGGAGTACCAATTGAATTGGTACAACAAAAAGAATTGTAG
- a CDS encoding phytoene desaturase family protein — protein sequence MIDVAIIGGGHNGLVTAAYLAKAGLKVAVFERREIVGGASVTEELWPGIKVSTGAYVLSLLRPKIIEELKLRQFGLKVYLKDPGLFLPFENGKKLYIWSSLEKTKKEIEKFSKNDAKNYEKWIKFWDAFAEMADFLMLNPPPHMDEAKNLLDIFKGNMNEELALSFLRTFLQDAKSLLDEYFETDEVKSALAEDSVVGTFASPSTPGTAYVLAHHVIGEVNGVKGAWGYVEGGMGGVTQALKRSAEQLGVEIYTNAEVDEILVKNGKVEGIKLGNGKIINAKIVVSNADPKTTFLKLLRNAELEEDFIRRVKALKNIGVSFKIVGYLDELPDFGNGKSLSPEHIASELIMPSMKYIEKAYDDARTLGYSKEPWLSINIQSSVDPTVAPPGKFSFSIFGQYLVYDSKRNDEMKEKIAEITFDKIREFAPNFKPIKYEVLTPLDIERRFGISGGNIFHLDMTPDQLYFFRPLIGYSDYTTPIKGLYLCGSGTHPGGGVTGAPGYNAHVKILEDLRKGVNK from the coding sequence ATGATAGATGTTGCAATTATTGGCGGAGGACACAATGGGTTAGTTACAGCAGCATATCTAGCTAAAGCTGGACTAAAAGTAGCTGTTTTTGAGAGAAGGGAAATAGTTGGTGGAGCTTCAGTTACTGAGGAATTATGGCCAGGGATTAAAGTCTCGACTGGCGCTTACGTGCTAAGTCTACTTAGACCTAAAATAATAGAAGAACTGAAACTAAGACAGTTTGGATTAAAAGTCTATTTAAAAGATCCTGGATTATTCTTGCCGTTTGAAAATGGCAAAAAATTATACATTTGGTCAAGTCTAGAGAAAACTAAGAAAGAAATAGAAAAATTTTCAAAAAATGATGCAAAGAATTATGAAAAATGGATTAAGTTTTGGGATGCATTTGCTGAGATGGCAGATTTTCTCATGCTAAACCCTCCACCACATATGGATGAGGCTAAGAATTTACTCGATATATTTAAGGGAAACATGAATGAAGAATTAGCGCTAAGTTTCTTAAGAACGTTCTTACAAGATGCTAAATCACTACTAGATGAGTATTTTGAAACAGATGAGGTTAAATCAGCACTAGCAGAAGATTCCGTAGTGGGAACATTTGCCTCACCTTCGACCCCGGGAACGGCATATGTATTGGCTCATCACGTTATAGGTGAAGTAAATGGTGTGAAAGGAGCCTGGGGTTACGTAGAGGGAGGAATGGGAGGGGTCACGCAAGCCCTTAAGAGATCTGCTGAACAACTCGGGGTTGAGATTTACACTAATGCAGAAGTCGATGAGATATTAGTAAAGAATGGAAAGGTAGAAGGTATTAAACTAGGAAATGGAAAAATAATAAACGCTAAAATTGTAGTTTCAAACGCTGATCCTAAAACAACATTCCTTAAACTTTTAAGAAATGCTGAATTAGAGGAAGATTTCATTAGAAGAGTAAAAGCTTTGAAGAACATTGGTGTGTCATTTAAGATAGTTGGATATTTAGATGAATTACCAGATTTTGGTAATGGTAAGAGCCTATCACCAGAACATATAGCTTCTGAATTGATAATGCCCAGCATGAAATACATAGAGAAAGCTTATGACGATGCAAGAACATTAGGGTATTCGAAGGAACCATGGCTTTCCATCAACATTCAATCCTCCGTAGACCCTACAGTAGCTCCACCAGGTAAATTTTCCTTCTCAATTTTTGGGCAATACTTGGTTTACGATAGTAAGAGAAACGATGAAATGAAAGAGAAAATCGCTGAGATAACTTTTGATAAAATCAGGGAATTCGCACCAAATTTCAAACCTATTAAGTATGAAGTTTTAACACCACTGGATATTGAGAGGAGGTTCGGGATTAGTGGAGGAAATATTTTCCATCTAGATATGACTCCGGATCAATTATACTTCTTTAGACCACTAATAGGTTATAGTGATTACACCACGCCAATAAAGGGACTTTACCTTTGTGGATCTGGAACTCATCCTGGTGGTGGTGTAACCGGCGCTCCTGGGTATAATGCTCACGTCAAAATTCTAGAAGATCTAAGAAAAGGTGTGAACAAATAG
- a CDS encoding GTPBP1 family GTP-binding protein has product MKLPRENDEGKVEYKLILSDVTPDRLQELASQMKYRLEEGDGEAFYVLGVSNEGEIIGLSKGELEESIATLNMIAKLVNAKIVYRRDVEVRKGKYVAELLIRRYKENLPVEVNVAVMGHVNAGKSTVTGALVLGRLDDGNGSLRTAIARHLHEVLSGRTSSITLRLIGFDDNGKIVNWQLKDPLDEAETTIKSTKIIRLIDLGGHERYLRTTLKGLLGYEVNYVMLVVGADDGLSIMGKEHLALASILKFPVFVVITKVDKYPEDRIKSIVNDIKNVLKIPGINRLALEVEDEDDVVNSILAIRTKRVVPIFKISNVSGKGLDLLIKFLNLLPPETKILDEKEAPLVYIDEIYNVTGVGTVVLGSVVKGKLKINESVLIGPNKLGEFKEVKIKSIQVNKVFVDSVLAGNIATFAIQGIEKESLRKGMVMVKGMPKVVRRFKARVFILHHPTTIREGYVATLHSYTIRQAAKFERIQTGFLRTGDTSEVILHFLYRPEYLEKGQIFVFREGRTRGVGIVLESIG; this is encoded by the coding sequence ATGAAATTACCCCGAGAAAATGATGAAGGAAAAGTAGAATATAAGCTTATTCTTTCTGATGTGACGCCAGACCGTCTTCAAGAATTAGCTTCTCAAATGAAGTATAGATTAGAGGAGGGTGATGGCGAAGCATTTTACGTTTTAGGTGTAAGTAATGAAGGAGAAATAATAGGACTATCTAAGGGTGAATTGGAAGAAAGTATAGCTACGTTAAATATGATAGCAAAGCTAGTAAACGCTAAAATTGTGTATAGAAGAGACGTGGAAGTAAGAAAGGGCAAATACGTTGCTGAACTTCTAATCAGAAGATATAAGGAGAATTTACCAGTAGAAGTCAACGTTGCAGTAATGGGTCATGTAAATGCAGGAAAAAGCACTGTAACTGGGGCGTTAGTCCTAGGAAGATTGGATGATGGGAATGGAAGCTTAAGAACTGCAATTGCGAGACATCTCCATGAAGTTCTATCAGGTAGAACGTCTTCCATTACTTTGAGATTGATCGGATTTGACGATAATGGTAAGATAGTTAATTGGCAATTAAAAGATCCGCTTGATGAGGCGGAAACAACGATCAAGAGCACTAAAATAATTAGGCTTATTGATCTTGGGGGTCACGAAAGATATCTTAGAACAACTCTAAAAGGATTATTAGGTTATGAGGTAAATTACGTCATGCTAGTAGTTGGAGCTGATGATGGGTTAAGTATAATGGGAAAAGAACATTTAGCCTTAGCTTCAATATTAAAATTTCCTGTATTTGTAGTTATTACTAAAGTAGATAAATATCCAGAAGATAGAATAAAGAGTATAGTTAATGATATTAAAAATGTTTTAAAAATTCCCGGAATTAATAGATTAGCTCTAGAAGTTGAAGATGAGGATGATGTGGTAAATTCAATTTTAGCTATAAGGACTAAGCGGGTGGTCCCTATTTTTAAAATATCGAATGTAAGTGGAAAAGGCTTAGATCTACTTATAAAATTTCTAAACCTATTACCTCCTGAAACTAAGATTTTAGATGAGAAAGAGGCACCATTAGTGTATATCGACGAAATATATAACGTGACTGGAGTGGGTACTGTCGTACTTGGTTCAGTTGTAAAAGGTAAGCTTAAGATTAATGAGTCTGTGTTAATTGGACCTAACAAGTTAGGGGAGTTTAAAGAAGTTAAGATAAAAAGTATACAAGTAAATAAGGTATTTGTGGATTCGGTCTTAGCTGGAAATATAGCTACATTTGCCATTCAAGGTATTGAAAAGGAAAGTCTTAGAAAAGGAATGGTTATGGTGAAGGGAATGCCCAAGGTAGTTAGAAGATTTAAGGCAAGAGTATTTATACTTCATCATCCAACAACTATTAGAGAAGGTTATGTTGCTACTCTTCATTCTTATACGATAAGACAAGCTGCAAAGTTTGAGAGAATTCAGACTGGGTTTTTAAGAACTGGTGATACGAGTGAAGTAATATTACATTTTCTATATAGACCAGAGTACTTAGAGAAGGGACAGATTTTCGTGTTTAGAGAAGGTCGAACTAGAGGTGTGGGTATTGTATTGGAATCTATTGGCTAA
- a CDS encoding AAA family ATPase has protein sequence MIEPVLNLAIIFISLAVLVIILMKIFGKSTAKFAYSDKALQLQNKSQKKKVEIEDKKITWDDIGGYEDAKKEIREYIELPLKNRELASKYGLKPPKGMLLFGPPGCGKTMMMRALANESKLNFLYVNISDIMSKWYGESEARLRELFNNARKNAPCILFFDEIDTIGVKRESHTGDSVTPRLLSLMLSEIDGLHSEDGVIIVGSTNVPQMLDKALLRAGRFDKLIYIGPPNKEARKQILQIHCKGKPLAEDVDFDKLAEITERYSGADLANLCQEAARKVASEALEKGTERKITMADFIELIKKYKPSITLQMIEDYEKFRLDFERRVRKGEEENELEEKLTLNDIGGYNEIKTELRELLELQLYHYKLLEQLKVPPIRGILLYGPPGVGKTMMAKALAKTLNVKLIALSGAEIMYKGYEGAIAAIKEVFNRARENKPAIVLLDELDAIASKRNYKSHTDSSKIVNQLLTEMDGIRSLKEVVVIGTTNRLKAIDPALLRPGRFDKIIHMPLPNKEERLDILIKYIGKEECEKVDCGILAEQTEGYSGADLAALAREAKMRVLKSILRGESNRTLTKEDLIDALNKIHPSVKKRLSKRSSTNSDHETR, from the coding sequence TTGATAGAGCCCGTACTTAACTTAGCAATTATATTTATTAGTTTAGCTGTACTAGTAATCATACTCATGAAGATTTTTGGAAAATCCACTGCCAAATTTGCCTATTCCGATAAAGCTTTACAATTACAGAATAAATCACAGAAGAAAAAAGTCGAGATAGAAGACAAAAAGATAACATGGGATGATATAGGGGGATATGAGGATGCTAAAAAAGAGATAAGAGAATATATAGAATTACCCTTAAAAAATAGGGAATTAGCATCGAAATATGGCTTAAAACCACCTAAAGGGATGTTACTGTTCGGTCCTCCCGGTTGCGGGAAAACTATGATGATGAGAGCCTTAGCTAACGAATCTAAATTAAATTTCCTCTACGTTAATATAAGTGATATTATGAGTAAATGGTATGGAGAAAGTGAAGCTAGACTGAGAGAGTTATTTAATAATGCTAGAAAAAACGCCCCATGTATCCTTTTCTTTGATGAAATAGACACAATAGGTGTTAAGAGAGAGTCTCACACTGGTGACTCTGTAACACCTAGATTATTATCCCTAATGTTATCAGAAATCGATGGATTACATAGTGAAGATGGAGTAATAATAGTCGGGTCTACTAACGTTCCTCAAATGTTAGATAAAGCATTACTCAGAGCCGGGAGATTTGATAAACTAATTTACATTGGCCCACCAAACAAAGAGGCTAGGAAACAAATTTTACAAATACATTGTAAAGGAAAACCGTTAGCTGAAGATGTTGACTTTGATAAATTAGCTGAAATTACAGAGAGGTATAGTGGAGCAGACTTAGCTAATTTGTGTCAAGAAGCAGCAAGGAAAGTTGCATCTGAAGCACTGGAAAAAGGTACAGAGAGGAAAATAACTATGGCAGATTTCATAGAGTTGATCAAAAAATATAAACCTAGTATAACGTTGCAAATGATAGAAGATTATGAGAAATTCAGACTTGATTTTGAAAGAAGAGTACGTAAGGGAGAAGAAGAAAATGAGCTAGAAGAGAAATTAACTTTAAATGATATAGGAGGCTATAACGAGATAAAGACTGAATTAAGAGAATTATTAGAGTTACAATTATATCACTATAAATTACTGGAGCAATTAAAAGTTCCTCCAATTAGGGGAATATTGCTCTATGGTCCACCAGGTGTAGGTAAGACTATGATGGCTAAGGCATTAGCTAAAACGCTTAACGTCAAATTAATAGCGTTAAGTGGAGCTGAAATTATGTATAAAGGATATGAAGGTGCAATAGCTGCAATTAAGGAAGTATTTAATAGAGCGAGGGAAAATAAGCCCGCAATAGTGCTATTAGACGAGCTAGATGCTATTGCATCTAAAAGAAACTATAAGAGTCATACAGATTCTTCGAAAATTGTCAATCAATTGTTAACGGAGATGGATGGAATAAGAAGCTTGAAGGAAGTAGTTGTAATAGGAACTACAAATAGGTTAAAAGCCATAGATCCAGCCCTATTGAGACCAGGCAGATTTGATAAAATTATCCATATGCCACTTCCAAATAAGGAAGAAAGGCTAGATATACTAATTAAATATATTGGAAAAGAGGAATGCGAAAAAGTAGATTGTGGAATTTTAGCAGAGCAGACTGAAGGCTATTCTGGCGCTGACTTAGCCGCATTAGCAAGAGAGGCTAAAATGAGAGTGTTAAAGAGTATCTTGAGAGGAGAAAGCAATAGAACGTTAACTAAAGAAGACTTAATAGACGCACTCAATAAGATACACCCCTCAGTTAAGAAAAGATTGAGTAAACGGTCCTCAACAAATTCTGATCACGAGACAAGATAA
- a CDS encoding CoxG family protein, giving the protein MKYEGSISLNASKDQILKLLDNPDQVAQCFPGIKSFTKEGEEYKVVGVTGIGFIKGEYRANVRFEKIDENKRKIIAKGTGMNSNVDIDAIAEALDGKINYSADVKVAGVLASVGARLMGSAIEKIINDLFNCIKERVIK; this is encoded by the coding sequence ATGAAATATGAGGGTTCAATCAGCTTAAATGCGAGTAAGGATCAAATTCTCAAACTGCTTGATAATCCAGATCAAGTAGCACAGTGTTTTCCGGGGATAAAGAGTTTCACCAAAGAAGGTGAAGAGTACAAGGTAGTGGGAGTAACTGGAATCGGATTCATAAAAGGAGAATATAGGGCGAATGTACGATTTGAGAAGATAGATGAAAATAAGAGAAAAATTATTGCTAAAGGTACTGGAATGAATAGTAATGTGGATATAGACGCAATAGCTGAGGCTCTAGATGGCAAGATAAACTATTCAGCGGATGTAAAAGTAGCTGGAGTTTTAGCGTCAGTAGGTGCAAGATTAATGGGTAGTGCGATAGAGAAGATCATCAATGACTTGTTCAATTGTATAAAGGAGAGGGTGATAAAATGA
- a CDS encoding ZPR1 zinc finger domain-containing protein, which produces MSEGPKVIFEEILICPMCKSKTLKAIDYLYDTPHAGKLILSNWYCENCGYKFRDVKPYEAKEPTIIEMRIENEDDLRTMIYRSAFAKIIIPELGIEIEPAGMSQGYISTIEGVLEILLDQVGNFCDNECENRIKSAMEGKIKFTLIVEDESGLSFIKSEKAIIKPLILTNFD; this is translated from the coding sequence ATGTCAGAAGGACCTAAGGTAATATTTGAGGAGATACTGATATGTCCAATGTGTAAATCGAAGACCCTAAAGGCAATAGACTACTTATATGATACTCCACATGCCGGAAAGTTAATTTTATCAAATTGGTATTGTGAAAATTGTGGGTATAAATTTAGAGATGTTAAACCATATGAAGCTAAAGAACCCACAATAATTGAGATGAGGATAGAGAACGAGGACGATCTAAGAACTATGATATATAGATCAGCTTTTGCAAAGATAATAATACCAGAATTAGGAATAGAAATAGAACCAGCTGGTATGTCTCAAGGTTATATCTCTACAATTGAAGGAGTTCTAGAAATACTATTAGATCAAGTAGGGAACTTCTGTGATAACGAATGTGAAAATAGAATTAAATCCGCAATGGAAGGTAAAATTAAATTCACATTAATAGTTGAAGATGAATCTGGGTTAAGCTTTATAAAGTCAGAAAAGGCAATAATAAAACCACTTATTCTAACTAATTTCGATTAA
- a CDS encoding methylmalonyl-CoA mutase family protein, protein MDIEDRIKEWEERVYLSWVKKRGERKKEFKTFSGIHIKPVYTPLDVKGNYFEKLGLPGEYPFTRGIYPNMYRGRIWTIRQYAGFGSAEETNSRFKKLLEAGQTGLSMAFDLPTQLGLDPDYELAYTEVGVVGVSMFHWKEMDIVMSGIPLDKVTTSMTINATAMELLSMLIATAESRNINKEILDGTVQNDILKEYIARKNFIYPPSPSMRYAIDIIEYSAKYLPKWHPISISGYHIREAGADAVLEVAFTLADGIEYVRKTIERGIDVDEFAPHLSFFFAAYSDIFEEIAKFRAARRMWAKIMKDVFKAKKAESMMLRFHTQTGGAELTAQQPEINIIRTTLQALAAVLGGTQSLHVNSYDEALALPTEKAAKIAIRVQQIIANESGVADVVDPLGGSYYIEWLTDEIEERAWKIIDQVERMGGMVKAIENGYPQAQIAESAYKIQKRIEEGDLGKVGVNMYYEPEWIGTTEIFRVNPEVRERVISRLRKYKQERDYMRIRDSFNNLRKVAEKENENMFPYMINAIKAGATIGEISSVLRDIWGEYKEPSIF, encoded by the coding sequence ATGGATATCGAAGATAGAATTAAGGAATGGGAAGAAAGGGTATATTTAAGTTGGGTGAAGAAGAGGGGAGAGAGGAAGAAGGAGTTCAAAACGTTCTCTGGAATACATATTAAACCGGTCTATACACCATTGGATGTTAAAGGCAATTACTTTGAAAAATTAGGTTTACCCGGTGAGTATCCCTTTACAAGGGGAATTTATCCTAACATGTATAGAGGAAGAATTTGGACAATTAGACAATATGCAGGATTTGGATCTGCTGAAGAAACGAATTCTAGGTTCAAGAAATTACTGGAAGCTGGACAAACTGGTCTAAGTATGGCCTTTGATTTACCTACTCAATTAGGATTAGACCCAGATTATGAATTAGCTTACACAGAGGTTGGGGTTGTTGGAGTCTCCATGTTTCATTGGAAGGAAATGGATATTGTCATGTCCGGAATACCCCTTGATAAAGTTACCACTTCAATGACTATAAACGCCACTGCAATGGAATTACTCTCAATGCTAATTGCCACCGCAGAAAGTAGAAATATTAACAAGGAAATTCTAGATGGAACAGTTCAGAATGATATTCTAAAAGAGTATATAGCTAGAAAGAACTTCATATACCCTCCTTCACCCTCAATGAGATACGCTATCGACATCATAGAATACTCCGCTAAATACTTACCAAAATGGCATCCAATAAGCATAAGTGGATATCACATAAGAGAAGCTGGGGCGGATGCAGTATTAGAAGTAGCTTTTACATTAGCGGATGGTATAGAGTATGTAAGAAAAACGATAGAGAGGGGAATTGACGTAGATGAGTTTGCACCGCATTTATCCTTCTTCTTTGCTGCTTACTCAGATATTTTCGAGGAAATTGCTAAATTTAGAGCAGCCCGAAGAATGTGGGCGAAAATAATGAAAGATGTGTTCAAAGCGAAAAAAGCTGAGTCAATGATGTTAAGGTTCCATACACAAACAGGAGGAGCTGAATTAACTGCACAACAACCAGAGATAAACATCATAAGAACTACACTACAAGCTTTAGCTGCTGTATTAGGTGGAACACAAAGTTTGCACGTTAATTCCTATGACGAAGCATTAGCGTTACCCACTGAGAAAGCTGCTAAGATTGCGATAAGAGTTCAGCAGATAATAGCGAATGAAAGTGGAGTCGCTGATGTAGTAGATCCATTAGGAGGTTCATATTACATAGAATGGCTAACCGACGAAATAGAGGAGAGAGCGTGGAAGATCATAGATCAAGTAGAAAGAATGGGTGGTATGGTAAAAGCCATAGAAAATGGATATCCGCAAGCACAAATAGCTGAAAGTGCGTATAAGATACAAAAAAGAATAGAAGAAGGTGATCTCGGAAAAGTTGGCGTTAATATGTATTATGAACCAGAGTGGATTGGAACAACTGAAATATTTAGAGTTAATCCTGAGGTCAGAGAGAGAGTTATCTCAAGATTAAGGAAGTATAAACAAGAGAGAGATTACATGAGAATTAGAGATAGTTTCAATAATCTGCGGAAGGTTGCTGAAAAAGAGAATGAGAACATGTTCCCATACATGATCAACGCAATAAAGGCGGGAGCTACAATAGGGGAGATTAGTAGCGTTTTAAGAGATATTTGGGGAGAATATAAAGAACCTTCTATTTTCTGA
- the hsp20 gene encoding archaeal heat shock protein Hsp20 encodes MPKREEKDIFDIMDEWLREMEEEFERIEREFMRGFRGKGEGIKQFGPYVYGFRITVGPDGVPKIEEFGNVKKVRGKPIISEEREPLADVIEKGDEIKVVAEVPGVNKEDIKVKVTEGGKKLVITAKSEDRQYYKEIDLPAEVDEKSAKASFKNGVLEITLKRKGPSSDSGVEIKVE; translated from the coding sequence ATGCCCAAGAGGGAAGAAAAAGATATTTTTGACATAATGGATGAATGGCTAAGGGAGATGGAAGAAGAGTTCGAGAGAATTGAAAGAGAATTTATGAGAGGTTTTAGAGGCAAAGGGGAAGGGATTAAGCAATTTGGACCATATGTTTACGGATTTAGAATAACTGTTGGACCTGACGGTGTACCAAAAATAGAGGAATTCGGCAATGTTAAGAAAGTCAGAGGTAAACCAATCATATCTGAAGAACGTGAGCCATTGGCCGATGTAATCGAGAAAGGTGACGAAATTAAGGTAGTAGCCGAAGTGCCCGGGGTTAACAAAGAAGATATTAAAGTTAAAGTAACAGAGGGAGGGAAGAAATTAGTGATTACGGCTAAATCAGAGGATAGACAATATTATAAGGAGATTGATTTACCAGCGGAAGTAGACGAAAAATCAGCTAAGGCTAGCTTTAAGAATGGAGTCTTAGAAATAACTTTGAAGAGAAAAGGTCCTTCATCAGATTCAGGTGTTGAAATAAAAGTTGAGTAA
- a CDS encoding SRPBCC domain-containing protein, with the protein MTKTEGEIMIKDPTKAKQFFSDYKNLLTCIPGVKEINGNSFKAYVKFSFLTIEINGTVKTHEVNGDNIDTLITIEGPGIIASINTLLTILGNKIKWSSDYEVSGPLANSLKKHISSQAEEISKQIVECSVGKISQ; encoded by the coding sequence ATGACCAAAACTGAAGGAGAAATTATGATAAAGGATCCAACTAAAGCTAAACAGTTTTTTTCAGATTACAAGAATCTATTGACTTGTATTCCCGGGGTAAAGGAAATAAATGGGAACAGCTTCAAGGCTTATGTTAAATTCTCGTTTTTGACTATTGAAATTAATGGGACTGTAAAAACGCATGAAGTTAATGGAGATAACATAGATACGCTAATTACCATTGAGGGACCAGGTATAATAGCAAGTATAAATACACTACTTACAATTCTTGGAAATAAAATTAAATGGAGTAGTGATTATGAAGTAAGTGGACCATTAGCTAATAGTTTAAAGAAGCATATAAGTTCACAAGCTGAGGAAATATCAAAGCAGATTGTAGAGTGTAGTGTAGGGAAAATTAGCCAATAG
- a CDS encoding phosphoribosyltransferase translates to MVEYHIPSWDEIEDAVFSIGEALVKSNYIPDVLVAVLTGGIVPAKLLSDLLDLKVIRYIDIKFYRSVGKTESKPVIRSVYTDSLEGKKVLVVDDVADTGETLEAVSNVITMFNPAKVMTATLYLKPWSKRFPDFYYKQIDKWIIFPWDKWDVVRENKDVPVSKKEKFFELYKQLLKIRK, encoded by the coding sequence ATGGTTGAATATCATATTCCATCGTGGGATGAAATAGAAGATGCAGTTTTTTCAATAGGGGAAGCACTAGTTAAAAGCAATTATATTCCAGACGTTTTGGTCGCGGTATTAACGGGTGGAATTGTACCGGCTAAACTTCTTTCTGACTTGCTAGATTTGAAAGTAATTAGGTATATAGATATAAAATTTTACCGTAGTGTTGGAAAAACTGAAAGTAAGCCAGTGATCAGATCCGTATATACTGATTCCTTAGAAGGTAAGAAAGTCCTAGTGGTTGATGATGTCGCAGATACTGGTGAAACCTTAGAGGCGGTTAGTAATGTTATAACCATGTTTAATCCGGCTAAAGTAATGACTGCGACTTTATACTTAAAACCTTGGTCCAAGAGATTTCCGGATTTCTATTATAAACAAATTGATAAGTGGATAATTTTCCCATGGGACAAATGGGATGTTGTTAGGGAAAATAAAGATGTTCCAGTTAGCAAAAAGGAGAAATTCTTCGAATTATATAAACAATTATTAAAGATCAGAAAATAG